The Vibrio gallaecicus genome contains a region encoding:
- a CDS encoding patatin-like phospholipase family protein translates to MAKTISLVLGSGGARGLVHVGIIRWLIEHGYQIKSISGCSIGALIGGVYAAGKLDEFEEWVTSIDQSDMAMMLDFSWQSSGIFKGDKIIDTLRGLIGEISIEDLPISYTAVAANVADEKEVWLQSGSLFDAIRASISLPLFFTPHVINGEELIDGGVLNPVPIAPTFGDKTDFTLAVNLGGEPETLKQETAPVSLPTKESNLHEKVVHFIDNLGSSVKSKMSFNFAAYDIANQAFDAMQSTIARQKLAAYPADITLELPRNACGTLEFDRSQEMIDRGYHLAQAILGDRL, encoded by the coding sequence ATGGCAAAAACGATCTCATTGGTACTGGGTAGTGGTGGCGCAAGAGGCTTGGTTCACGTTGGAATCATCCGTTGGTTAATTGAGCATGGCTATCAGATAAAATCTATCTCTGGTTGTTCCATTGGCGCACTTATCGGTGGTGTCTACGCGGCGGGTAAGTTGGATGAATTTGAAGAGTGGGTTACTAGTATCGACCAATCGGATATGGCGATGATGTTGGACTTTTCATGGCAATCGAGTGGTATCTTCAAAGGGGACAAGATCATCGACACGCTGCGTGGATTGATCGGCGAGATTTCAATTGAAGATCTTCCTATTTCTTATACCGCTGTTGCCGCCAACGTCGCCGATGAAAAAGAAGTTTGGTTGCAATCAGGCTCTCTGTTTGATGCCATCCGCGCCTCTATCTCTTTGCCATTATTCTTCACACCCCATGTTATTAATGGCGAAGAGCTGATTGATGGTGGCGTGCTTAATCCCGTACCGATTGCGCCAACCTTCGGAGATAAGACAGACTTTACGCTAGCTGTGAATTTAGGCGGCGAACCTGAAACGCTTAAGCAGGAAACGGCACCTGTTTCACTACCAACAAAAGAGAGTAACCTGCATGAGAAGGTTGTTCATTTTATCGATAATCTCGGTAGCAGTGTGAAAAGCAAAATGAGTTTCAATTTTGCTGCCTACGACATTGCTAACCAAGCGTTTGATGCGATGCAATCGACCATTGCTCGCCAAAAATTGGCAGCTTACCCTGCCGATATTACGCTTGAGCTTCCTCGCAATGCCTGTGGCACATTAGAGTTTGATCGATCACAGGAGATGATAGATAGAGGCTACCATTTGGCACAGGCAATACTGGGCGACAGGCTTTAA